A genomic window from Tolypothrix sp. PCC 7910 includes:
- a CDS encoding Npun_R2821/Npun_R2822 family protein — protein MVDGIYTLANDVVYDQLVALLNSIEANAGRKIPICIIPYNEKLDKVKAEVATRDNVTLFEDYASINYWDNFATQVWKNYPRAQKTWRQWGFSELYELPMHRKFCVLDGPFEKFIYFDADTLLMGPLDYIYDKLDHYDWVTNDFQYKSNLDYIFDGSENLMKQVFPVDNLQSHIFCAGWFAAKKNILSPEILANLQEKLQSGEADVMAFIAPDQSLFNYIVLRSGISYYNFAYHHPDQVTGNHWSSKFDVVDNVLYDQGRRLTYLHYMSIGSSAFTKLCGSEDINIPYREVFLHYRYLKSPETRPQSFNRPSLILKLQQTTTDLFKQKIANIKLNYRNFRDSIT, from the coding sequence ATGGTTGATGGTATTTACACTCTCGCTAATGATGTAGTCTATGACCAACTAGTGGCTTTACTCAACAGTATAGAAGCTAATGCTGGGAGAAAAATTCCTATTTGTATAATTCCCTATAACGAGAAATTAGATAAGGTAAAAGCAGAAGTTGCTACCAGAGATAATGTTACTTTATTTGAAGACTATGCTTCTATAAATTACTGGGATAACTTTGCAACTCAGGTCTGGAAGAACTATCCTAGAGCACAAAAAACTTGGCGACAGTGGGGGTTCTCTGAACTTTATGAGTTACCGATGCACCGTAAATTCTGTGTTTTAGATGGCCCGTTTGAGAAATTTATTTATTTTGATGCAGATACTCTGTTAATGGGGCCTTTAGATTATATATATGACAAGTTAGACCACTATGATTGGGTAACCAATGATTTTCAATATAAGTCTAATTTAGATTATATTTTTGATGGTTCAGAAAATTTAATGAAGCAAGTTTTTCCTGTAGATAACTTGCAATCTCATATATTTTGTGCGGGTTGGTTTGCTGCTAAAAAAAATATTTTATCACCAGAAATATTGGCTAATCTACAGGAAAAATTACAATCTGGTGAAGCTGATGTTATGGCTTTTATCGCCCCTGATCAATCTTTATTTAACTATATTGTATTGAGGAGTGGTATTTCATACTATAACTTTGCTTATCATCATCCCGATCAAGTTACTGGTAATCATTGGAGTTCTAAATTTGATGTAGTCGATAATGTTTTATACGACCAAGGAAGAAGGTTGACATACTTGCACTATATGAGTATTGGTTCATCAGCTTTTACTAAACTTTGTGGTAGTGAAGATATCAATATTCCGTATCGAGAAGTGTTTTTGCATTATCGTTATTTAAAATCACCAGAAACTAGGCCACAAAGCTTTAATCGTCCCAGCTTGATTTTAAAGTTGCAGCAAACTACTACAGATTTATTCAAGCAAAAAATCGCCAATATTAAACTCAATTATCGCAATTTTAGAGATAGTATCACTTGA
- a CDS encoding AarF/ABC1/UbiB kinase family protein, whose protein sequence is MGQYQSAQLRRYNPDAIASYYRYRPWLAWGRLLRIIWSFAGFIISLKWDEWQNLEEQNKSKRATQLRELLTRLGPTFIKVGQALSTRPDLIRKDFLEELVKLQDQLPPFDNDLAYRIIEAELNRPVQEAFSELSPQPVAAASLGQVYRGRLASGEEVAVKVQRPNLRPILTKDLYLMRWAAAWLAPWLPLNLGHDLTLIVDEFGTKLFEEIDYINEGRNAEKFAHNFRDDPSVKVPSIYWRYTNSRVLTLEWINGFKLTDTQSIRAAGLDPEEIIKIGVTSGLQQLLEHGFFHADPHPGNLFALPDGRMAYIDFGMMDQLEETTKETLVDALVHLVNKDYSDLATDFVNLGFLTPNTNICPIVPALESVLGNAIGKNVGDFNFKTITDEFSELMYEYPFRVPAKFALIIRSLVTQEGIALSLNPNFKIVEVGYPYIARRLLTGESPQLRRRLLNVLFKDERFQWQRLENLIAIARTDGSFDVLPTAQMGLQFLLSEEGKFLRQQLVLALTEDDRLHTEEVQRLWNLVKDDLQPNRLLNVAIGLITELSREGAAAILPRATSFINFGSNPTQSQN, encoded by the coding sequence GTGGGTCAGTATCAATCTGCTCAGCTAAGGCGCTACAATCCAGACGCGATCGCTAGTTATTATCGTTACCGTCCCTGGCTCGCATGGGGACGTTTATTGAGGATTATCTGGTCTTTTGCTGGATTTATTATTAGTTTGAAGTGGGATGAATGGCAAAATCTAGAAGAGCAGAACAAGAGTAAACGCGCCACTCAATTACGAGAACTGCTCACTCGCCTTGGCCCCACTTTCATTAAAGTTGGTCAAGCCCTATCGACTAGACCTGACCTAATACGTAAGGATTTCTTAGAAGAATTAGTCAAGCTGCAAGACCAACTGCCGCCGTTTGATAATGATTTAGCCTATCGGATTATCGAGGCGGAACTAAATCGCCCAGTTCAAGAAGCATTTAGTGAACTGTCACCTCAACCTGTAGCAGCAGCTAGCTTGGGTCAAGTTTATCGTGGACGTTTGGCAAGTGGCGAAGAAGTAGCAGTGAAGGTGCAACGCCCTAACTTACGGCCAATTTTGACTAAAGACTTGTATCTGATGCGCTGGGCGGCTGCTTGGCTAGCGCCTTGGTTACCCCTCAATCTCGGTCACGACCTCACCTTAATTGTGGACGAGTTTGGCACCAAGTTATTTGAGGAAATCGATTACATCAATGAAGGTCGCAACGCGGAAAAATTTGCTCACAATTTCCGCGACGACCCCAGCGTCAAAGTCCCCAGTATTTATTGGCGTTATACTAATAGCCGTGTTTTAACCCTGGAATGGATTAACGGCTTCAAGCTAACAGATACTCAAAGCATTCGCGCCGCAGGTTTAGACCCAGAGGAAATCATCAAAATTGGTGTGACCTCCGGTTTACAACAGCTATTAGAACATGGATTTTTCCATGCTGACCCCCACCCAGGTAACTTGTTTGCTCTGCCCGATGGTCGGATGGCATACATAGATTTCGGGATGATGGATCAGCTAGAGGAAACCACCAAAGAAACGCTGGTAGATGCATTAGTGCATTTGGTGAATAAAGACTACTCCGACTTAGCGACAGACTTTGTCAATTTAGGTTTTCTCACACCAAACACAAATATTTGCCCGATTGTCCCAGCATTAGAATCAGTCTTAGGTAACGCTATCGGTAAAAACGTTGGAGATTTTAACTTTAAAACTATTACCGATGAATTTTCGGAATTGATGTACGAATATCCATTCCGAGTTCCAGCGAAATTTGCTTTGATTATTCGTTCCTTAGTTACCCAAGAAGGTATTGCTCTCAGCCTCAACCCCAATTTCAAAATTGTGGAGGTAGGTTATCCCTATATTGCCCGCCGCTTACTCACAGGTGAATCCCCCCAATTACGCCGACGGTTACTGAACGTACTGTTTAAAGATGAGAGATTCCAGTGGCAGCGTTTAGAAAACCTAATTGCGATCGCACGTACCGACGGCAGTTTTGATGTGCTACCTACAGCCCAAATGGGACTGCAATTTCTGCTGTCTGAAGAAGGTAAATTTCTGCGTCAGCAATTAGTGCTAGCACTCACCGAAGATGACCGTCTGCATACAGAAGAAGTTCAACGTCTGTGGAACCTAGTCAAAGATGACTTACAGCCAAATCGCTTATTAAATGTTGCGATCGGCTTGATTACAGAGTTATCAAGAGAAGGCGCAGCAGCTATTCTACCAAGAGCTACATCCTTTATTAATTTTGGTAGCAATCCAACACAAAGCCAAAACTAA
- a CDS encoding GDSL-type esterase/lipase family protein has translation MQTFERPSSMQLSIAPTHCQPLKIIALGDSIVYGFGDPERGGWVEQLRRHWMLPNSSGHILYNLGVRGDRTQQVAQRLEVEFRHRGELRNRVPDLIILSVGVNDSARLSRPNGRNYTDFALFESQIAELLEQAQQLCSVVFVGMVPVDETKMPFLDCFYYNHADQYRYKEATKIACDQHQIPYLDIFDQWIERGETWWRKRISDDGLHPNTLGYQALLDDVITWEALSTYHSPVAV, from the coding sequence ATGCAAACATTCGAGCGACCTTCCTCAATGCAGCTGTCCATAGCACCAACCCATTGTCAGCCTTTGAAGATTATCGCACTAGGAGATAGCATAGTTTATGGCTTTGGCGATCCGGAAAGAGGAGGCTGGGTCGAACAACTAAGGCGACACTGGATGTTACCCAATAGTTCCGGACATATTCTTTATAACTTGGGAGTTAGAGGCGATCGCACTCAACAAGTCGCCCAAAGGCTAGAAGTTGAATTCCGCCATCGGGGTGAACTGCGAAATCGTGTCCCTGACTTAATTATTTTGTCTGTAGGGGTAAATGATTCAGCGCGCTTATCTCGCCCTAATGGACGTAATTATACAGATTTTGCTTTATTTGAATCACAAATCGCTGAATTACTAGAACAAGCACAACAACTCTGCTCTGTAGTATTTGTGGGTATGGTTCCAGTTGATGAAACCAAAATGCCATTTCTCGATTGCTTTTACTACAATCACGCCGATCAGTATCGCTACAAAGAAGCTACGAAAATAGCTTGTGATCAACACCAGATTCCTTATCTTGATATTTTCGACCAATGGATAGAACGTGGTGAAACTTGGTGGCGCAAACGCATCAGTGACGACGGACTTCACCCCAATACCTTGGGTTATCAAGCTTTACTAGACGATGTCATCACTTGGGAAGCACTCAGCACCTATCATTCCCCAGTAGCAGTTTAA
- a CDS encoding FHA domain-containing protein, whose product MPNLQILLNWDDPATGERREPRLSVPIAFGREFARLPAELRGERVSRMLLNSNEVSRYHALIDWEQNQLVVIDQGSVNGLSVNGQRQTRAVLNNGDTVQIGPYMITVNFSINAPAPAPVTSPPSTIHFNPNTNIPDPSLPPVRPVTPLGSNFPPPAFQAQQIEVQALHATGLPVDECDYLAVGAGLGSFIWTDLLRISGVRADKIVALGLEAEPYARYKRLCLNSQIPLYERLRSNSDSCPDNIWGWPSYALREAWHDITQGKPNSAFKYLWQVFAEPTFIETYTPRAGNVFDSIDRECRRIGWQQIYRYGRVRAIRKTADGRYCVAYSRGTRDYAFFVSRYLHLATGYPAIQFLPDLQAYREKYQDFKAVVNAYEEHDHVYQQLEQQGGIVLLRGRGIVASRIVQRIYEARKKNRNITVLHLMRSPKPQGNKFQKAQRLVKNHYEFQPFNWPKACWSGELRVMLEKATPDERKSLLADWGGTTTADRHDWQQITEQGLREGWYQITFGDVLDVERGSQNRTITHIREKGLGEMKLEADFIVDATGLDAKVQTNPLLDDLVKHYNLPLNHLGRLVVANNFELAEMRNTKGQMYAAGAITLGGPYAAVDSFLGLQYAALVAVEALANSRAPGVKHLNAFSSFSQWIKWVVNQSPI is encoded by the coding sequence ATGCCAAATTTACAAATTCTATTAAATTGGGATGATCCAGCTACGGGAGAACGGCGAGAACCCAGGTTGAGTGTACCAATCGCTTTTGGGCGAGAATTTGCCAGGTTACCAGCCGAATTGAGGGGAGAGCGTGTCTCGCGAATGCTACTGAATAGTAATGAAGTTTCGCGCTATCATGCCTTGATTGATTGGGAACAAAATCAACTGGTGGTGATTGATCAAGGTAGTGTCAATGGTTTATCTGTCAACGGTCAACGACAAACACGCGCTGTTTTGAATAACGGTGACACGGTACAAATTGGGCCATACATGATTACCGTGAACTTTAGTATCAATGCACCAGCACCAGCACCAGTTACTAGCCCACCTTCAACTATTCACTTTAATCCCAATACCAATATCCCAGATCCTAGTTTGCCTCCTGTGCGCCCTGTAACACCGCTAGGGAGTAATTTTCCACCCCCAGCATTTCAGGCACAACAAATTGAGGTACAAGCACTTCATGCTACAGGTTTACCTGTGGATGAATGTGATTATTTAGCAGTTGGTGCTGGGTTGGGCAGCTTTATTTGGACGGATTTACTGCGAATTAGTGGTGTCCGTGCTGACAAAATTGTTGCTTTGGGATTAGAAGCAGAGCCTTATGCACGTTACAAGCGCCTGTGTTTGAATTCGCAAATTCCTTTATATGAAAGATTACGGTCTAATTCTGATTCTTGTCCTGATAATATCTGGGGCTGGCCTAGTTATGCTTTAAGAGAAGCTTGGCATGATATTACTCAGGGCAAACCCAATTCCGCATTCAAGTATTTATGGCAAGTATTTGCAGAACCAACATTTATAGAAACTTATACCCCACGAGCTGGTAATGTTTTTGATTCTATAGATAGGGAATGCCGACGCATTGGTTGGCAACAAATTTATCGTTATGGGCGAGTTAGGGCAATTCGTAAAACTGCGGATGGTAGATATTGCGTAGCCTATTCTCGCGGGACGAGAGATTATGCTTTTTTTGTATCGCGTTATTTACACTTGGCAACAGGTTATCCCGCAATTCAGTTTTTACCAGACTTACAAGCTTATAGAGAAAAATATCAAGACTTCAAAGCTGTTGTGAATGCTTATGAGGAACACGATCATGTTTATCAACAGCTAGAACAACAGGGTGGAATTGTGTTATTGCGCGGGCGGGGAATTGTGGCTTCGCGGATTGTGCAGCGAATTTATGAGGCACGCAAGAAAAATCGCAATATTACAGTTTTGCATTTAATGCGATCGCCTAAACCCCAAGGCAACAAGTTTCAAAAAGCCCAACGTTTAGTCAAAAATCACTACGAATTCCAACCCTTTAACTGGCCTAAAGCCTGTTGGAGTGGCGAACTACGGGTAATGCTAGAAAAAGCCACTCCCGACGAACGCAAAAGCCTACTTGCTGACTGGGGTGGTACTACTACCGCCGACCGCCACGACTGGCAGCAGATTACCGAACAAGGTTTAAGGGAAGGTTGGTATCAAATTACCTTTGGGGATGTGTTGGATGTAGAACGGGGAAGCCAAAACCGAACTATTACCCACATCCGCGAAAAAGGCTTAGGAGAAATGAAGCTTGAGGCTGATTTTATTGTTGATGCTACAGGTTTAGATGCCAAAGTCCAAACAAATCCCCTATTAGATGACTTAGTAAAGCATTACAACTTACCACTTAATCACCTAGGGAGATTAGTTGTTGCCAACAATTTTGAGTTAGCCGAAATGCGTAACACCAAAGGTCAAATGTATGCGGCTGGGGCAATTACCCTTGGTGGCCCCTATGCAGCAGTTGATAGTTTCTTGGGCTTGCAGTACGCCGCCTTAGTTGCTGTGGAAGCGCTCGCTAATTCCCGTGCGCCAGGAGTCAAGCATCTAAACGCCTTCAGTTCTTTTAGCCAGTGGATAAAGTGGGTGGTTAATCAGTCGCCCATTTAG
- a CDS encoding FHA domain-containing protein, whose amino-acid sequence MNALTLQWHDAGQDRTQNIYEQQPSKNPGTVRIGRDPLRCDIVFSNPTVSGLHVEIFFNSQQQKFYIRNLRSQNPPLVDKQQLTQGELPLREGSIIQLGQMEVRVTAILINSVPPTILTPPTPPVVSNQPTRPPINQQPQVQPRYHEHPLTPPAPPPGIYGLECPKCHKVSPPENLQVGCPWCGTSLAAAVSVLVVPNH is encoded by the coding sequence ATGAATGCACTAACTTTACAGTGGCACGATGCAGGTCAAGATAGAACACAGAACATTTACGAACAACAGCCAAGTAAAAATCCTGGCACTGTCCGCATCGGTAGAGATCCACTCCGGTGCGACATTGTTTTCAGTAACCCTACCGTATCAGGTTTGCACGTAGAAATATTTTTTAATTCCCAGCAGCAAAAGTTTTACATAAGAAACTTGCGATCGCAAAATCCGCCCTTAGTAGATAAACAACAACTAACCCAAGGTGAACTGCCTTTAAGAGAAGGCAGCATTATCCAATTGGGGCAAATGGAAGTTAGAGTTACAGCTATTTTAATTAACAGTGTTCCGCCCACAATTTTGACCCCACCAACCCCACCAGTAGTTAGTAACCAACCCACAAGGCCACCAATTAACCAGCAGCCACAGGTGCAACCGAGATATCACGAGCACCCACTCACACCCCCTGCACCCCCACCAGGAATTTATGGCTTAGAATGTCCCAAATGTCACAAAGTCTCCCCCCCTGAAAACCTGCAAGTAGGCTGTCCCTGGTGTGGAACATCCTTAGCAGCAGCAGTTAGTGTGCTGGTTGTACCAAATCATTAG
- a CDS encoding pentapeptide repeat-containing protein, whose translation MDAEKIKQLYAAGERYFPAANLIKAKLIGASLPGINLWGADLSGANLARAKLWGADLSRANLANANLTRANLCGVKLNEANLRGAKLNFTKLYGADLTGAYYDETTRFSRNFDPVSRNMQKF comes from the coding sequence ATGGATGCTGAGAAGATTAAACAGCTTTATGCAGCTGGTGAGAGATATTTTCCTGCTGCCAACCTAATTAAAGCTAAATTGATTGGAGCTTCTTTACCTGGGATAAATTTATGGGGAGCAGACTTGAGTGGTGCTAACCTAGCTAGAGCCAAACTTTGGGGAGCAGACTTGAGTAGAGCTAACTTAGCCAATGCTAATTTGACTAGAGCTAATTTGTGCGGTGTCAAGCTAAATGAAGCAAATCTGCGCGGAGCTAAACTCAACTTCACCAAGTTGTATGGAGCAGATTTAACAGGTGCTTATTATGACGAAACTACCCGCTTTTCTAGAAATTTTGACCCCGTAAGTAGAAATATGCAGAAATTCTGA
- the nfi gene encoding deoxyribonuclease V (cleaves DNA at apurinic or apyrimidinic sites), translated as MKIYQQHDWPQTLEEAIAIQEKLRNQTITEDKLPETIKYVAGVDMGFEADGTISHAAVAVLSFPDLQIVETAVARRPTSFPYIPGFLSFREIPAVLDALEKVKILPDIILCDGQGIAHPRRLGIASHLGLLIDMPTIGVAKSLLIGKYDEVPETKGSWQPLIHKGETIGAVLRTRTGVKPLYISSGHRISLPTAIDYVLRCTTKYRLPETTRIADKLASSR; from the coding sequence ATGAAGATTTATCAACAACATGACTGGCCCCAGACTTTAGAAGAAGCGATCGCAATCCAAGAAAAATTGCGAAACCAAACAATAACAGAAGATAAACTGCCAGAAACCATCAAATATGTTGCAGGGGTAGACATGGGCTTTGAAGCGGACGGTACAATTAGCCATGCTGCTGTAGCAGTGCTGAGTTTCCCCGATTTGCAAATAGTGGAGACAGCAGTAGCGCGCCGTCCTACCTCCTTTCCTTATATTCCCGGGTTTCTCTCATTCCGCGAAATCCCAGCTGTACTTGATGCTTTAGAAAAGGTAAAAATTCTACCAGATATAATTTTGTGTGATGGTCAGGGAATCGCTCATCCTCGCAGACTGGGTATAGCTAGCCATTTAGGATTGTTAATAGATATGCCAACAATCGGCGTGGCAAAATCCTTATTGATTGGCAAATATGACGAAGTCCCAGAAACAAAAGGTAGTTGGCAACCTTTAATACACAAAGGTGAAACAATTGGCGCAGTTTTACGCACGCGCACAGGCGTAAAACCTTTATATATTTCTAGTGGTCATCGAATTAGCTTGCCTACAGCAATCGACTATGTACTACGCTGCACCACTAAATATCGACTGCCAGAAACTACACGCATTGCTGACAAGTTAGCATCTTCAAGATAA
- a CDS encoding prohibitin family protein encodes MRNHIPNPANAFQFSSYIVGGIFLFILAFIFRPFTIVNAGERGVVMKFGKVQEQVLDEGLHPMMPIVTSIKKLSVRVQQNTFQSDAASKDLQKITTELAVNWHVDPTKVNRVFQQVGDQQQIITGIITPAVSEVLKAATSKKTAEEIITKRTELKEEIDSNLKNRLSAYGLVVDDVSLVNFSFSPEFSKAIESKQIAEQEAKQAEFIAKKATQEAQAEINRAKGQAEAQRLQRQTLTAELLQKQAIEKWDGRFPTVMGGNGSVPLININPSNMSSTPNR; translated from the coding sequence ATGCGTAACCACATCCCAAATCCAGCAAATGCTTTCCAGTTCAGTTCCTATATTGTCGGTGGCATATTTTTATTTATCTTGGCATTTATTTTCCGTCCTTTCACGATTGTAAATGCTGGGGAACGGGGCGTTGTCATGAAGTTTGGTAAAGTTCAAGAGCAGGTTTTAGATGAGGGACTGCATCCTATGATGCCCATTGTTACCTCAATCAAAAAACTCAGCGTGCGGGTACAGCAAAATACTTTTCAATCAGACGCAGCTTCTAAAGATCTACAAAAAATTACTACAGAACTTGCCGTTAATTGGCACGTTGACCCAACCAAAGTAAATAGAGTTTTTCAGCAAGTCGGAGATCAGCAACAAATTATTACTGGAATTATTACTCCTGCTGTATCTGAAGTTTTGAAAGCAGCGACATCTAAAAAAACAGCAGAAGAAATCATCACCAAAAGAACGGAACTTAAAGAAGAAATTGATAGCAATCTCAAAAATAGACTATCAGCTTATGGTTTAGTTGTTGATGATGTTTCTCTAGTTAACTTTTCCTTTTCGCCAGAGTTTAGCAAAGCTATTGAATCAAAACAAATAGCGGAACAAGAGGCTAAACAGGCAGAATTTATTGCTAAAAAAGCAACTCAAGAAGCACAAGCCGAAATTAATCGCGCTAAAGGACAAGCCGAGGCGCAAAGATTACAGCGACAAACCTTAACCGCAGAATTGTTGCAGAAGCAAGCAATTGAAAAGTGGGATGGACGTTTTCCTACAGTCATGGGTGGTAATGGTTCAGTGCCATTAATTAATATTAATCCTAGTAATATGTCCAGCACACCAAATAGATAG
- the mnmH gene encoding tRNA 2-selenouridine(34) synthase MnmH: MSSSVIYTRLPWAETYSEIIDVRSPSEFIEDHIPGAINLPVLNDAERAEVGTIYKQVCSFTARKIGAALVSRNIYHHLSQHFAAKDPDYHPLVYCGRGGQRSSSMASVITQIGWKVTLLDGGYKTYRNYIRQQIEHLPEKFTYQMLCGLTGTGKTHILEKISQRGVQVLDLESLANHRGSLLGGQWPGKQISQPSQKYFESLLIQHLQQFNPQQVVWIESESIKIGQIYLPQSLWQKMRQASCVEIQLPIAARVKFLLQEYPHLITHPDVLKRKLEKLKNRCGWEKLSQWYQLIDAGNWESLVKDILHSYYDPIYNHSTKSYFSKAHRFLSIPDLSDCSIENVLDSLLPNYMAVK, encoded by the coding sequence ATGTCATCTTCAGTTATATATACGCGTCTACCTTGGGCTGAAACTTACAGTGAAATTATTGATGTTCGTTCGCCTAGTGAATTTATAGAAGACCACATTCCTGGTGCAATTAATCTACCAGTATTGAATGATGCTGAACGCGCTGAAGTTGGAACAATTTATAAACAAGTTTGCTCTTTTACAGCGCGGAAAATTGGTGCTGCTTTAGTATCGAGAAATATTTACCACCATCTCAGTCAGCACTTTGCTGCTAAAGATCCAGACTACCATCCCTTAGTTTACTGTGGGCGAGGGGGACAGCGTTCTAGTAGTATGGCCTCAGTAATAACACAAATTGGTTGGAAAGTTACTTTACTTGATGGCGGATACAAGACTTATCGTAATTATATCCGCCAGCAAATAGAACATTTACCAGAAAAATTTACCTATCAGATGTTATGTGGTTTAACTGGTACTGGTAAAACTCATATTTTAGAGAAGATAAGTCAGCGTGGCGTACAAGTTTTAGATTTAGAAAGTTTAGCTAATCATCGAGGTTCTCTTTTAGGCGGACAATGGCCGGGTAAGCAGATATCCCAACCTTCACAAAAATACTTTGAATCTCTCCTAATACAACATCTGCAACAGTTCAATCCGCAGCAAGTAGTTTGGATTGAATCAGAAAGTATCAAAATTGGGCAAATCTATTTACCTCAATCACTGTGGCAGAAAATGAGACAAGCTAGTTGTGTAGAAATTCAACTACCGATAGCTGCTAGAGTCAAATTCCTTTTACAAGAATATCCTCACTTAATAACTCACCCAGATGTGTTAAAACGCAAGCTAGAGAAACTTAAAAATCGCTGTGGTTGGGAGAAATTAAGTCAATGGTATCAATTAATTGATGCTGGTAATTGGGAATCTTTAGTGAAAGATATATTGCATTCCTATTACGACCCCATTTATAACCACTCAACAAAGAGTTATTTTAGCAAAGCTCACAGATTTCTCTCGATTCCAGATTTATCTGATTGTAGTATTGAGAATGTACTAGATTCTTTGTTGCCCAATTATATGGCAGTAAAATGA
- a CDS encoding DUF3131 domain-containing protein gives MIKFINLDPAPEQPSLVKQAIIGAAIALFGVGINLALQWRETHTLATPVASEYRYRLTPEDLQLGRTAWRYFEKNRLDTGLVSSGADFPATTMWDVGSQFAGMVAARELGFLSPEEFDKWMQEALTSLTKLHLYRNELPNKAYNAQGLFPVNYGQLKKFEQIGFSAIDVARLVQWLDIISAKYPQHAAAAKAVTARWKLDRLVQNGQLMGTELKNGQETWNQEGRLGYEQYAAYALKKLGISAPKALDTKAETVFVNVTGVDLPADRRSTYHNYVTSEPYILDGLETGFKGLPAEYAAKLLQAQQRRYYATNQLTAWSEDNLDQAPWFVYNCIYVNGEAWKSINSSGKDAAAFRGSSIKAAIGWHTLFRTSYTEKLYQGMRWLRDPSRGVFAGFYEQTQQPNRALTVNTNGIILESLLYTKVGKPLVEWAHEK, from the coding sequence ATGATCAAATTTATTAACCTTGACCCTGCTCCTGAGCAACCTAGCCTGGTAAAACAAGCGATCATTGGCGCTGCGATCGCACTTTTTGGTGTGGGAATTAATCTAGCTTTACAATGGCGCGAAACTCATACCCTAGCTACTCCTGTTGCATCTGAGTATCGTTATCGTTTAACTCCAGAAGATTTACAGTTAGGTCGTACCGCTTGGCGCTATTTCGAGAAAAATCGCCTTGATACAGGTTTAGTTTCTTCTGGCGCTGACTTCCCCGCCACTACTATGTGGGATGTAGGTAGCCAATTTGCTGGTATGGTAGCAGCGCGAGAACTCGGTTTTCTTTCTCCAGAAGAGTTTGATAAATGGATGCAGGAAGCCTTGACTTCCTTAACTAAATTGCATCTTTATCGCAATGAGTTGCCCAACAAAGCATATAACGCTCAAGGCTTGTTCCCTGTTAACTACGGACAGCTGAAAAAATTTGAACAAATTGGCTTTTCAGCAATTGATGTCGCCCGATTGGTGCAATGGCTAGATATCATTTCCGCGAAATATCCCCAACACGCTGCTGCTGCTAAGGCCGTAACAGCACGTTGGAAGTTGGATCGTTTAGTACAGAACGGTCAATTGATGGGGACGGAATTAAAAAATGGACAAGAAACTTGGAACCAAGAGGGGCGTTTAGGTTATGAACAATATGCAGCTTATGCCTTAAAGAAATTAGGTATATCAGCGCCTAAAGCGCTTGATACCAAAGCTGAGACTGTGTTTGTCAATGTTACGGGTGTAGATTTACCAGCAGATAGACGCAGTACCTACCACAACTATGTGACCAGCGAACCATATATTCTTGATGGTTTAGAAACTGGTTTTAAAGGTTTACCCGCTGAATATGCAGCCAAGTTATTACAAGCTCAACAACGTCGCTACTACGCCACAAATCAACTAACTGCTTGGTCTGAAGACAATTTGGATCAAGCACCTTGGTTTGTCTATAACTGTATTTATGTCAATGGTGAAGCGTGGAAATCAATTAACTCATCTGGTAAAGATGCTGCCGCTTTCCGAGGTAGCAGTATTAAAGCCGCTATTGGCTGGCATACACTTTTCCGCACAAGCTACACAGAAAAGCTGTATCAAGGTATGCGCTGGTTGAGAGATCCTAGTCGTGGAGTATTTGCAGGTTTTTACGAACAGACTCAACAACCAAACCGCGCATTGACTGTCAATACTAACGGCATCATTTTAGAATCACTCCTCTATACCAAAGTGGGTAAGCCTTTGGTGGAATGGGCGCATGAAAAGTAA